The DNA region GTGAACTTCATCTTGGAAAGACAACAGATGACAACtactaaaacaacaaaacaagtgGCAACAGCGAAGAGAGACGATCCAGACACCATTATTTTGATCTGGATGTGGCCTTTTGGATATAGTTTTGGCTTTGGACCCTGCAGTTCGGCTTTTAATATTCAAGGCTGCCGTTTTACAGATGACAAAGATATGTATAACCAAGCACATGGTGTATGGTTTCATCATAGAGATATCAAGTGGGATTTATCTAATATGCCAAAACTACCTCGACCAGCATTTCAGAAATGGATATGGATGAATATGGAGTCTCCAGCCAATTCACCACAAATTCCCCAGCTGAAGGATCTGTTTAATTTGACTTCAAGTTATCGTCGGGATTCTGATGTCCAGGTACCTTACGGTTGGCTCTCAGAGGCCACAATTGAGGAGAAAAAATATACAATCCCACAAAAGGATAAACTAGTCTGCTGGATAGTGAGTAACTATAATTCACACCATAAGCGTTCATATTACTATACTGAGTTATCGAAATACATTCACGTGGAGGCTTTTGGAGGACATTTCAACAGGCGCATTAATGGTGATGAATATTCAAACGTGGTGTCTAGTTGCAAATTTTACCTGTCATTTGAGAGTTCCATTCATAGAGACTACATTACAGAAAAACTGTACAACCCTCTATTGCTTGGTACGGTTCCTGTTGTTCTTGGCCCGCCCAGAGAGAACTATGAGCAGTTCATACCGAGCAAAGCCTTCATCCATGTAGATGACTTCCCCTCTCCCAAAGAACTGGCAGATCATCTCAATTTTATGGACCAAAATGAGAACATGTATAGGCAGTATTTTACCTGGAGAGAACATTTCGTTTCAAGGGCATCTGCATTTGGTCTTGAACATGCCTGTCGGGCTTGTGAACATATCAGAAAAAATAAGAACTACAGAGTAGTTAAAGATCTCAACAGCTGGTACTTCAGTTAGcgcaggaataaaaaaaaaaaaaaaaactacattggGGGCTTGCAGCTCACAAAAACTCATAATTTGTATAAGACTGTAAGATATTGTACGACTTGGCTCGTACAAAGGGTACAACTTTATTCCCATACAAACTGACCAATCAGCAAAGAGAATTTCAAATGGATATaaaacaggcatcacattttagctaagctcctatccaacacttttttttttttaagatttagggtTTGGATAGGGGGTTAGACTTGATGGTTAGGTGTGGGTTTGAGGTTAAATTTAtaacttataaaaaaaatcataacattGCCCTGATAGCACACTTACATCACCAAGATGTGtattttacatctggaagacatattttttttaggttgtttgctcatctgcaatatgtcaaaaagatgtttcctctcggatgtcaataagacatttactagatgtctttgagacatttatgatttagaatatttgtaaatatgatcattttaagatgtttaacagatattaattagaatgcaatgctttTCAGATGAAACAGACATCTTGAAGGTGTGCGTAAGCTATCTGGAATCGTTTGTTGGTTCGTTATTTTTCTCTATGCGAGTAGAAGTCATACAGTTTCTTACGAATTTGTCATCTTGTACTATCATGATGTATTGTCCCCATTCCTGTATAATACTCTGGGCCTCCCAACTTTTCTAAATAAAGTGATCTATTTTTACTCTTGCAATGTCCATTTTGATAAATCAATTTGTCCTCTCATTTTGTGCCCAACACTCCTCATTTTCTGTCCAATGAatgcacattaaagggatagttcacccaaaaaatgaaaattctcccatcatttactcaccctcataccatcccagatgtgtatgacttcgttcttctgctgaacacagatgaagatttttagaagaatatctctgctctgtaggtccatacaatacaatggccagaactctgaagatacaaatatttttgggtgaacaatccctttaatgctagaataccacaaaaaaaaaaaaataaataaataaataaaaaataaaaaataaaaagttaaaagagCTATTATACTGGAATCTCCGGCTCCTCTCCCTGCTGTTTGGGGTAATTCAGCGCCAGGTGTCCATCCTTATggccagtggtgtagtagtgtctgaagaggtgggcatactgtgaatttgtaaaaaaaaaacaacatacactCACCCAGTCTCAAAAAGTCATATATTTACACTTATATAAAGgtgtaagaaaattatatttgtcATTACTTAATTTATGGTCCATTGTAACCATAATCTCATttgaatttacaaaatgtatgtcagacagtttcttgctggcatggtgtacagtgcACTAATACAACTTCAAGCCATCACTTGATGGTGTGTATGTCCTCATACCCCAATATGGTTGAGGAAAGGTTTCTTAGATTTGAGAGAGAGATTCTTGTCATTGCCACCATTTCATGCTTAACTGAAGCCTGTCAACACTTGTTGGTCTGCTGATCGACCAGTTGAAATAAAGCTTAGAAAAATGACCTCAGTGGGTACTACTTTTTTGTATAAAGTTGAACACAATAGGCTGTTTCCTCGTGTCGGTTGATGCAATCACAATTGGTCAGGTGAGACAGATCACCATTTACACCTAGTActaatatccacctttttcctgacttctctaTGGGTGTCGCCATTACGGCGAGAGACTTCCGCTTAGTTGTTACTGGATGAATATGCGCTGTTATAGGGAGTTATAACAACTACACAtggcttaaaaactactgtaaaatgaatgtcacaacaaTAAGCCCCCACAAAAGCTGTCAATACTGAAACATTTCGAGTCAAACCAGATGtaataatcagaggttgcattaaactaattctctgtcacttgcctattttttaaaacattgacagatatttccaaatgatgtctgtcattttggaagatatcaaagatgaaaaacatttaagccAAGGtccttatattttgtattatatcttTACGAGGTTCATATCTCccactgtgagtgtatgtgaatgagggagagacagagttgaaggcggcacttgttaatgcagaaataatgccataaatcggAAGATTTTTTAAATTGAACCTATGATGGACCATACACCCCCTTTtcacggacatgtcctctttttagAACCTTAATGAAGCATCCGGtgggatttctagattccctaaatgtgcgggatttggctgttttcatttTGAAGTGCACAACAAGAAACGCAATGAAATCTAGCGCATCATATtcgtgtactctctctctctctctctctctctctctctctctctctgcgtactgtatgtatgtgtctctctctctcttttacacacacacacacacacacacacacacacacacacacacacacacacacacacacacacacacacacacacagggtgcgTGCAGAGAGCGCAAGAGTCCAGTAAGTTTACCatgcaaatgtgtgtgattgtattcTCATCTATTCGGGATTGCTGTCGAAACCTAATGTCCATACGCAGACATTAGTGAGAAAATGTTTACGTTAAGTAAACACTGTTCTTCCGTTgttgactgttgttagtgatattaaagtgcttggtaatgggaataagctgCAAAGGGGAAGTCTGTTgcatccgcattggaagaacGCGCTGAGCATAATGGATAATTTCGCTGCCtgggaaaaaggtggatattacTACGATAAAGCATTAAGCACTGTTCACGTGTGATTGTATCACCTGAGACGGATGGTTTTATCAGTCCTTTTGAATGTTGTCTGTCTTTACACTTAAAATCTCTCTCAGTCTGTTAAATAAACAACTAATTTCTTTAGAACAATATTTTTGACATTTGGCCATGATGAATTTTCcaataatatttgaaaacataaaCTGAGAAGTGAACCTAATAAACACTCCtgcagattactttactgaaaaTACTTTACAAAGAAGTAGTTTTATGGTACATTTTTAAAGGCGTCAGCGTAAGAACTGTTCCACTTAACAATAAAATTCTCAATAATTCCCAATCCCAATAATTTCAAAGTAGCAGTTGTTCAGGAGATACTGGAGGAGATATCTTGCCATGCAGGAGAGAAATGTCAATAAATAACTCTTGACTTGGATTAATAGATTAGATCTAAAGATCTTGAGAAACTCTTCaaaacaaggaagaaatatatgTTGGGTGGTTTGCCAACAAATGTTCTCGAAACTACTGAAACGAACATGTCATCATGAACAAATATAACTATGTGCGAGTACAGGCTTAGGTTTTATAGTTGTTTTATAACTCACTCGTCCAGTCAGATTTTAGAATCGGAACtgttttttttcaaaacacaatTTGTACCTGTAATTCTAGAGTTCTATCAAAAGAGAGCACTGAGCTATGAGCTGAACAACTTTCAAAATCACCTGTTTCAGGTTTGGCCACTCCCTCAGTATAGTTTCATAGTGTTTTTATACGATCTTTTCCAGAGaagtgcacagacattttggggggcaggggctcaagtggagaaaaaaagggcacttctcataattatttattaatatatatatatatatatatatatatatatatatattttctttttttttttttttttttttttaacaaaacgttaaatatattaacacaactctgacttccttaccaatttattttaattccctcacaGCACGCAATTGTTATCCGTTCACACAGAGACCATAGTCTTCTTTAGTGTTCACTAGGTTTATCACAAGAGCAACAGCAAAGAAAACTATATGCCACAATGAGCATGTTTTCTATGCTACTAGTTTcaagtatatatttagaataaatgacTGCACCAAGGAGAGGGACATAGTTTccctaataatttgtttattttgcacaaggCAATAAATCGTTTTAATTCTTTTGGTGTTATTGGAATACATAACACTTCAAAATCAACAGAAATCTTCACACTAAATTGAAAAAGGCTGTTGCtgctattttgttaattttacaggaaaaaacactgcaaaaaaatgattgacaaaatacaaaaatacagcaACTTAActgaaattattacaaaaaaatgtcTTGAACTTTGAAATAAAATCTGTTACTTCCATTCCCTTGTTGTCTCTCCTTCCTCCCTTACAGCAGCAACCTTCTGTCTGTATCATGTAAAGATCTATCAGCATACAACAAACTAATAGAATGGATAGATTATTAGATGAGGAGCCTACgatcaaaattatgaagttactgtttaaggcaggacacttttttcatgtAGTGGTCAATTTTGAGATTTTGTTCTATTTTGCTTCCGTGTGTtttactctaatggaaagaaaacttccaaaatacacatttagatggtgtttgttttaagcctatactacactctaaaaaatgctgggttaaaaaCAACCCAATTTGGGTTATTTTGGCAACCCAGCACTGGGTCAAAAATGAACGAACCATTTCTGTGGTTTTAATGACCatgatttctgtgtaaatttccAACCCAATTGGGTTCATTTTAACCCAGAAATTTCATTTATTAACCAATAGttgggttaaaaaaattaacccaGCATGCTGGGTCAAACATTTAACCCAACCCAGCGTGCTGGGTTAATTTGTTTTAACCCAACTATTGgttaaaaatgacaaaactgCTGGGTTAAAATGAACCCAATTGGGTTGGAAATGTACACAGAAATCATGGTCATTAAAACCActttaacacacatacacaatgacTAGAGTAACACAGGCTACAGTAATAATAAAATGGTAAACATTTATTGATGAGAACACCCCGAAATGTATACAATTATGCACAACTAAAAACAGTTTTCAATGTGTGTGCATGAGTTTGtgcaaattaagtgcaattacaAAGGataaaaaatgaactttttgcaTTCAACCAATCTTTCTAATATAACACACTACAAGCTGAGCAAAAAACACAGGAAAAATATGAATTCTTAAAAAGCAATTCATAACAGTTTTTTGCCCTTGACCCTGGCTCTGCACTGACAAAACTCAatcaacatacaaaaaa from Myxocyprinus asiaticus isolate MX2 ecotype Aquarium Trade chromosome 30, UBuf_Myxa_2, whole genome shotgun sequence includes:
- the LOC127420958 gene encoding 4-galactosyl-N-acetylglucosaminide 3-alpha-L-fucosyltransferase 9-like, producing the protein MMMSITSAKSNQSIIIAVILFACITAILYVYYEPTTSWFKCPAAPIHMNNVTAEICLSVFKMQNYTHIENNTCTVNFILERQQMTTTKTTKQVATAKRDDPDTIILIWMWPFGYSFGFGPCSSAFNIQGCRFTDDKDMYNQAHGVWFHHRDIKWDLSNMPKLPRPAFQKWIWMNMESPANSPQIPQLKDLFNLTSSYRRDSDVQVPYGWLSEATIEEKKYTIPQKDKLVCWIVSNYNSHHKRSYYYTELSKYIHVEAFGGHFNRRINGDEYSNVVSSCKFYLSFESSIHRDYITEKLYNPLLLGTVPVVLGPPRENYEQFIPSKAFIHVDDFPSPKELADHLNFMDQNENMYRQYFTWREHFVSRASAFGLEHACRACEHIRKNKNYRVVKDLNSWYFS